CCGGTGCCGGTGGCTTGGTATCCGTCGCTCCGAAGATGAGGACGGCCGACAGTGAGACCAGCACGACGACGATCGCGACCAACAGCGTCGTCCCGACGACGGGCGAGAGACCGCGTCGCTCGCGCTGGCGGGCTCGGTACATCCGTTCGGTGTCACGAACTCGCGGTTGTTAGGACTGGTTCGTGGTTTCGCGGACTGAAAACGCCGTCCGGTCAGACCGCGTCGACGGCCTCGACCAGCGCACACTTCCGGCAGATGTCTCTGGCTGTACGGGCGCCACAGGAGTCACACTCCCCGAACTTCTCGTCGTCGCCACCGTAGGCCTCGGCCGCGAGGGCGGCCATCTCCTCGTAGCCGGCCATGATCGAGTGCCGAGTCCCGGGGTGGTCGTCTTCGAGGCCGAGCATGAGTTCCTGGATCTCTCCCCTGAATGCTTCCTCGGCGTGAGGGCACTCGGTGATATGAGCGGGGAGGTCTTCGAGGTGGGCGTACAGCGCCACTTCCTTCTCGGGGACGTCCCGGAGTGGTTTGGCACGCGGGACGTGGTGGTCCTGGTCGGTGCGTTCGTCGAGTGGCCCCAGACTGGCGTCGAAGTGTTTGGCCATCTGCTCGACGTTACCTTCGAGGAAGTTCATCAGTGCCGTCTCGGCCTCGTCGTCGAGGTTGTGGCCCGTCAGCATCAGGTCGGCGTCGTACTCTTCTGCGTAGCGTGAGAGGACGTCCCGGCGGAAGACCCCGCAGTACGCGCAGGGGGCCATGTTCTCGGGATCTTTCTCGACGACGTTGTCCATCTGGAGGTCGAATTCGTCCTCGTAGGTGACGACCTCGTGGCGGATGTCCAGATCCGCGGTGAGTTCCTCACAGGCGTCGAGACTCTCGTCGCGGTAGCCTTCGATACCCTCGTGGATCGAGAGGGCGATCATCTCGATCCGGGGGTCTTTCGCGAAGGTGTCGTCCAGAATCTTCGTGAGGACGACGCTGTCCTTGCCGCCCGAGAGGCCGATCACCCACGTGGTGGGATCGTCGGGCGTGGCGTCGTCGGGGACCAGGCCGTCCTCGCGGATGCGTCGGCGGACGCGCTTGTCGACGCTGCGGACGAGGTGCTCCTGACAGAGGTGGAGCCCGGAGTAGGCGGCGTGCATGACCGCCTCCTCGCCGCACTTGTCGCAGTTCATCACTCTTGGTTATCGTATGGGGAGGGGTGAGCGTTTCGCTTGCGGCCGGGGTTAGGCGAGCGCGTCGATTCCGTCTTCGAGCGCCGCCAGCAGCGTCTCGATGTGGTCCTCCCGCGAGCGCGAGGAGAACAGTTCGTGGCCGCCGTCGTACAGTCGGATCTGGTCGCTGTCGAGTCGGTCGCCGATGGCCCGCGTCGAGACCACGCGATCCGACAGCGAGCAGAAACAGGCCGCGTCCTCGCGAGCGTCCGGAAGCCCGCTGTGGGCACGTCTGACCGCGCGGATGAACCGTGGTGAGACCAAATCGGGAGCGTCGGCGATCTGCTGGGCGGTCGCGTGTTCGCCCAGCAGCTGGGTGTCGTCGATACTGCTCGGCAGGAATCG
The Halapricum salinum genome window above contains:
- the ncsA gene encoding tRNA 2-thiolation protein NcsA, coding for MNCDKCGEEAVMHAAYSGLHLCQEHLVRSVDKRVRRRIREDGLVPDDATPDDPTTWVIGLSGGKDSVVLTKILDDTFAKDPRIEMIALSIHEGIEGYRDESLDACEELTADLDIRHEVVTYEDEFDLQMDNVVEKDPENMAPCAYCGVFRRDVLSRYAEEYDADLMLTGHNLDDEAETALMNFLEGNVEQMAKHFDASLGPLDERTDQDHHVPRAKPLRDVPEKEVALYAHLEDLPAHITECPHAEEAFRGEIQELMLGLEDDHPGTRHSIMAGYEEMAALAAEAYGGDDEKFGECDSCGARTARDICRKCALVEAVDAV